A stretch of the Chiloscyllium plagiosum isolate BGI_BamShark_2017 chromosome 25, ASM401019v2, whole genome shotgun sequence genome encodes the following:
- the si:ch211-110p13.9 gene encoding uncharacterized protein si:ch211-110p13.9 — MATVERFPLRLPEWSVGLRKFRYVFLSPPNSVNVCQEFQAKANLTPLFLGADVVAKTGIRTENHPRIHARFAKKGLATKLSFGAEFRFEGLKVPTVVNNLWFYSIQGLFQVAFEMYTKDQQLEVLVVLQDLWKARISDPNLNEKYDIKILQNYPKEGLLEKHTLEISDNRSYNALHSSIQGGNPEPDINVYRTAASPLDSTHNNIIVNQDDHNYCMQEERILLETEKPCADNQLNVEALEYDSLSIRFRSVYQAFKVLPFQIQKEHEKTIRQLLDFVELLIGENISAQKLADMMLQLLTHLQDIIVKTETTATGANSIYCSHMLYSVSNWLGHQFHSANGLISKQVEEFKTTHIDRITDLPPAEDLVDKLFPEAMKVLLLSWMGLDDNSALWKRQSEYPIVLLILEFANHNLITGVAHVLYSSLICK; from the exons ATGGCAACTGTTGAACGTTTTCCCCTGCGTTTACCAGAATGGAGTGTGGGTCTCCGGAAATTCAGATATGTATTCTTGAGTCCTCCCAATTCAGTTAATGTGTGTCAAGAGTTTCAGGCGAAG GCGAACTTGACACCTCTTTTTCTTGGTGCTGATGTTGTTGCAAAAACTGGCATCCGCACTGAAAATCATCCAAGAATCCATGCAAGATTTGCAAAGAAAGGATTAGCAACCAAGCTCAGCTTTGGTGCAG AATTTCGATTTGAAGGATTGAAGGTACCAACTGTGGTGAACAATTTGTGGTTTTACAGCATTCAGGGACTGTTTCAAGTTGCTTTTGAAATGTACACGAAAGACCAACAGTTAGAAGTCCTTGTTGTACTTCAG gATTTGTGGAAAGCAAGGATAAGTGACCCTAATCTGAATGAAAAGTATGATATTAAGATTCTGCAAAATTACCCTAAAGAAGGATTGCTTGAAAAACACACTCTTGAAATAAGTGACAACAGAAGTTATAATGCATTGCATTCAAGCATTCAAGGTGGTAATCCTGAACCTGATATCAATGTATATAGGACAGCTGCTTCACCTTTGGATTCTACCCACAATAACATCATTGTTAATCAGGATGACCATAACTATTGTATGCAAGAAGAAAGAATTCTACTGGAAACTGAAAAACCTTGTGCGGATAACCAATtaaatgtggaggctttggaataTGATTCTTTGTCTATTAGATTTAGATCAGTTTATCAGGCTTTTAAAGTTTTACCATTTCAAATACAAAAGGAACATGAGAAAACAATTAGACAGTTGCTTGATTTTGTAGAACTCCTAATAGGTGAAAATATATCTGCACAGAAATTGGCTGATATGATGCTACAACTGCTGACACATCTTCAAGACATCATTGTCAAAACAGAAACCACTGCAACGGGAGCTAATTccatttattgtagtcacatgctTTATAGTGTAAGTAACTGGTTGGGACATCAATTTCATTCTGCTAATGGCTTGATCAGCAAGCAAGTAGAAGAGTTTAAAACAACTCACATCGACAGAATCACAGACTTGCCACCTGCTGAGGATTTGGTAGATAAATTATTTCCTGAAGCAATGAAGGTTTTGCTGTTAAGCTGGATGGGGCTTGATGATAATTCTGCATTGTGGAAACGGCAAAGTGAATATCCAATTGTGCTGCTTATATTAGAGTTTgctaatcataatctaatcacTGGTGTTGCTCATGTACTGTATTCTAGTTTGATCTGTAAATAA